The following coding sequences are from one Polyodon spathula isolate WHYD16114869_AA chromosome 7, ASM1765450v1, whole genome shotgun sequence window:
- the LOC121318698 gene encoding histone deacetylase 8-like, with amino-acid sequence MDSKSDSEAGNGTRDTGVVYVYSPEYIDTCDSLSKVPKRASMVHSLIEAYGLLKHMRVVKPHTATMEEMAAFHTDSYLEHLHKVGEEGDDDDPKSIEYGLGYDCPATEGIYDYAAAVGGATLTAAQCLIDRTCKVAINWAGGWHHARKDEASGFCYINDVVLGILRLRQKYERVLYVDVDLHHGDGVEDAFSFTSKVMTVSLHKFSPGFFPGTGDVSDTGLGKGRWYAVNVPLQDGIQDDKYYQVFQSVLTEVHAAFKPEAVVLQLGADTMAGDPMCSFNMTPVGVGKCLQYVLQWELPALILGGGGYNLANTARCWTYLTGTVLGQTLSSEIPDHEYFTEFGPDYVLEITPSCRLDRNEPRQIQQVISSIKGNLKNVV; translated from the exons ATGGATAGTAAAAGTGATTCTGAGGCTGGGAATGGTACTAGAGACACCGGTGTAGTGTATGTGTACAGTCCCGAGTACATCGACACATGCGACTCTCTTTCCAAAGTACCTAAAAGG gcAAGCATGGTTCATTCATTAATTGAAGCATATGGCTTGCTTAAACATATGAG GGTAGTAAAGCCCCACACTGCGACAATGGAGGAGATGGCAGCCTTTCACACTGACTCCTACCTGGAGCACCTGCACAAAGTCGGGGAGGAGGGAGATGATGACGACCCCAAGTCTATAGAGTATGGCCTGG GTTATGACTGCCCTGCAACAGAAGGTATTTATGATTATGCTGCAGCAGTAGGCGGGGCCACTTTAACAGCTGCCCAGTGCTTGATCGACAGGACATGCAAAGTGGCAATCAACTGGGCAGGAGGCTGGCATCATGCAAGAAA AGATGAAGCTTCCGGGTTTTGCTACATTAATGATGTAGTTCTTGGTATTTTAAGACTACGGCAGAAGTACGAGAGAGTTTTATACGTGGATGTGGATTTGCACCATGGGGATG GTGTGGAAGATGCATTTAGTTTCACCTCCAAAGTCATGACGGTATCGCTGCACAAATTTTCTCCCGGATTTTTCCCAG GTACTGGAGATGTGTCCGACACAGGGCTTGGGAAAGGAAGGTGGTATGCCGTTAATGTTCCCCTGCAAGATGGAATTCAAGATGACAAATATTACCAAGTCTTCCAAAG TGTACTGACAGAGGTACATGCAGCCTTTAAGCCTGAAGCTGTAGTCTTGCAGCTGGGTGCAGACACAATGGCAGGGGACCCCATGTGCTCCTTCAACATGACCCCAGTGGGAGTGGGGAAGTGCCTGCAGTATGTTCTGCAGTGGGAGCTTCCAGCTCTAATATTGGGAGGAG GAGGGTATAACCTTGCCAACACTGCCCGGTGCTGGACCTATCTGACTGGCACTGTCCTCGGCCAAACGCTCTCCTCTGAGATTCCGGATCACGAG TATTTTACGGAGTTTGGCCCTGACTATGTACTAGAGATCACTCCGAGCTGCCGACTAGACCGCAACGAGCCTCGGCAAATTCAACAGGTCATCAGCTCCATTAAAG GGAATCTGAAGAATGTGGTTTAA